From Methylophaga thalassica:
ATTGATGAAATCTTTGACTTGAATATCTTCGTCAAAGTCGACAAAGTTTTTACCTTTCGGATGCTCAACAATCGGATAAGGATGGCTGGGTGAATTCATCTCAACAGCAGGCACGACAACCGCATCAACTGACTTACCAAGGAAAGCGGCTGCTTCTGCTGCTGCACGCTGACCATCAAGTTGGCGAGCTTTAAAATCAAATACGCCATTGACCTTACCCGCTGCAAACACCCCTTCCGGTAACTCGTCAGGGACAAACTGCTCGACGCTATAGTCATAACGCATTTTTGTGCCTGCCTGATACAGCAAGGCAGCTGCTGGTGCCCAACCGGCACTCATCGCTACACCATCACATGCCAAACGCACAGTGTGACCACTATCGGCGCCTGCACTAATATCGTCATAAGGGCTGACAGCAACAGCTTTAACGCCTAACTTGTCAGAGGTCGGGATCACTTCATAAATACAGCTTGAGATATGAACAGGAATACCTAGATCTCTGACTTTCTGAGCCAGTTCACGTGGTGCGCCGTTTCTACGCATATCAATGACAGCAACCACTTCAACGCCAATTGAGGCCAGATCCAGTGCGGTACGATAGCCATAGTCATTTGCTGTGACCACCACCCCTTTATTAAAAGGTTTAACCGCATAACGATGAATCAGGCGTTGTGCTGCCGATCCCATCATCACACCAGGCAAATCGTTGTAACGGAACACGGGTGGTTGCTCAAACGCACCAGCAGCCACGATCACCGTTTTCGCCCAGACTTTAGTGATACCGTCTTTACCGACTAATGGCACCAATTTATCGCCATAAAAACCGCCGGCATACGCATCGGTAATTAAACGAATATTCGGGTTTGACTCCACTTTACCTAACAGGCTTGTCAGCGTATCAGTCGTCGTTTGGTCACCGGCATAGTCGTATGTCAGGCTGCCACCCGCCTGTTTGTTTTCATCAACAACAATAACATCCAGGCCTTGCTCAGCCGCTTTAACCGCTGCTGATAAACCAGACAGACCGGCACCGATGACTAACACATCACAGTGGGCAAACTTTTTCGGTTTAATAATACGTGGGTAGTTAAAGTTAACTTCGCCTAAACCAGCCGCCTTACGGATTTTGTCTTCCCAGAACGGAAACAGGCTTTTTGGTTTATAAAACGTTTTGTAATAAAAACCGACCGGCAGGAACGGTGATAAATAATCGATATATTTGTTTTTATCTTTTAATACACCACCAATAGTATTGACGGCTTTAATATCCATACCATCAGCAACAGGCCAGACATCAGCACGGATATTGGTATCCACGCCGTCTGTCATCATGGCGTTAACATCATGATTGGCAAAACTCAATACACCACGTGCACGGTGATATTTAAAACTACGACCCAGCACATTAATACCAGCCGCCCACAGGGCACTGGAAATGGTATCGCCTTCGTAACCTTGCACGGTCTGACCTTCATATTGAAAAGTCAGTGGCTTGTCACGGTTAATCCACTCACCTCGTTTCTTAGCAATACGGCTGGTCATTTAGCTTCCTCCTGACCCAGAAGATAAGTACGGTTGACCTTATCAGTCATCGTGTTACGTTCAGCGATAAACCAGGTACCGCTGGGGGTGTGATACCACCATTCTTTTTTCAAACCAGGTGCTCCATTACGATAGTGCACATAGGCAGCCCACTCAGAATCTGAACATGTGTCAGGGTTGGGCATATTTCGATATTCTCCGCCGTAGGTGAATTCACTCATCGGCCTGATACCATTAACGGGACATTCAAGTAGTTTCATAGCCTTACTCTTAACTTAGTGACCAACTGAAGCTGCGCCTTTTTCACCGGTCAGCTCATAGTCTTCAAAACGTGATAAACGGAATGATTTAATAAGATCAGGAGCCATATCTTTGGCTATTGTCTCGGCCATGGTTTTGCCACTGATTGGCGTGGCTTTAAATCCCCATGTGCCCCATCCGGCATCCAGATAAAACCCTTCTAGTGGTGTTTTACCCATAATCGGTGCAAAGTCAGGCGTGATGTCAGCCATACCCGCCCATTGGCGTACCACTTTGACATTCGATAAAAACGGGAACATATCGGTGATATGTGTGGTGAGTCCTTCCACGAAATCCAGTGATGAACGTGTTGAATGGAATTCATAAGGATCCAGTGATGACCCCATGACCAGTTCACCACGAGACGATTGACTCACGTACACATGCAAACTACCGGAAACTAAAATGGTATCGAGCCAGGGCTTCATCGGTTCTGATACGCAAGCTTGCAGTGGATGAATCACAATCGGTGTTTTCAAATCCACCATCTCAGTGATACGTGGTGTAAAACCTGCCACTGCAGATAGAACACGATTTGTGCTGATATAGCCTTTAGATGTGTTCACACCAACGACTTTGCCGCCTTTAGTATCAATACCCGTGACTTCCGTCATTTGGAATATTTCAACACCCATGCGATCCGCTTCTTTTGCATAACCCCATGCCACGGCATCATGACGAGCTACAGAGCCTGGTGCATGGTATAAAGCACCCAGGATAGGCGCTTGGCCACTGCAGGAGATATCCAATTGCGGACACGCTTTGGATATCTCCTCAGGACCGACGACATAACTCTCAACCCCAACATGTTTATTCACTTCTGCACGCCAGCGCATGGTTCTCATTGCTGATTCTGTGTGAGCTAAAGTGAAGTGCCCACGAGTTGAATAAAACAGGTTCAGGTCTAATTCTTCTGATAAATCTTCGTACAATTTAACGCTGGCATCGTAGAAGTTAACCCCTTCTGGTGTCAGGTAATTTGAACGTACGATGGTGGTATTACGGCCCGTGTTGCCGCCACCAATATAGCCTTTTTCTAATACTGCTACATTGGTAATGCCATAGTCTTTCGCTAAGTAATACGCCGCAGCCAAACCATGTCCGCCGCCACCGATAATCACGGCATCGTACGATTTCTTAGGCTCGGTACAGTCCCTAAAAAAACGTGGTGCCGGGTGTTCACTACTCAGACCATATTTTAATAGCCCTAATGGCATTCTTAACCTCCACTCATAATGCTCAATACTACTAAAGTAGTATGCGAATCTACCTCTAACTAGGTAAACAATATTTCATGTGATGAAACATGGTTCTATTTACTCATGTCGAAAAAAACATGTCAATAGCCTTGTAAACTTTTTTTCACAATAGGAAACATTTAGTGGGGATAAATAAAAAAACCTCAGGTATAATCAGGCAAAACAGCCTTAAAGAAGACGGAGTATTCTTGCCGTGAGCAAACAGCAAACGATCGTGACGACTGAATCTGCGACACATCAGTCTCTAGACAAACACCTCGGAAATACGCTGCGACATATTCGTACTGAGAATGGACTAACCATTGCGGATGTCGCTATGCGAGCCAATGTCAGCCGCGGCATGCTGAGCAAGATAGAGAACGGGCTGACCTCACCCAGTCTTGAAAAACTGGAACATCTTGCCAATGCTCTCGGCGTCAAACTCTCACGCTTGTTTCATGATTACGACACCCCTATTGGTGGCGCTCAATATGTGAAGAATGGCGAAGGTATGGAAGTGGTACGTCGTGG
This genomic window contains:
- a CDS encoding FAD-dependent oxidoreductase, with the protein product MTSRIAKKRGEWINRDKPLTFQYEGQTVQGYEGDTISSALWAAGINVLGRSFKYHRARGVLSFANHDVNAMMTDGVDTNIRADVWPVADGMDIKAVNTIGGVLKDKNKYIDYLSPFLPVGFYYKTFYKPKSLFPFWEDKIRKAAGLGEVNFNYPRIIKPKKFAHCDVLVIGAGLSGLSAAVKAAEQGLDVIVVDENKQAGGSLTYDYAGDQTTTDTLTSLLGKVESNPNIRLITDAYAGGFYGDKLVPLVGKDGITKVWAKTVIVAAGAFEQPPVFRYNDLPGVMMGSAAQRLIHRYAVKPFNKGVVVTANDYGYRTALDLASIGVEVVAVIDMRRNGAPRELAQKVRDLGIPVHISSCIYEVIPTSDKLGVKAVAVSPYDDISAGADSGHTVRLACDGVAMSAGWAPAAALLYQAGTKMRYDYSVEQFVPDELPEGVFAAGKVNGVFDFKARQLDGQRAAAEAAAFLGKSVDAVVVPAVEMNSPSHPYPIVEHPKGKNFVDFDEDIQVKDFINAAKEGFDNIELMKRFTTVGMGPSQGKHSNMNAIRILARIRQLPVEKIGSTTARPFFHPTPIGHLGGRGFHPHRYTAMHEWHVDNGGVMMDAGMWMRPAYYQYSGRSMTAMEAVQQEALAVRKQAGMIDGSTLGKIEVYGADATEFLERFYTGKFSKQKIGESRIALLLDEAGVMLDDGMAVRVEAEKFYVSTNSSNAATVYREMQRNVQAWGLQVTLVNLTGAIAAMTLAGPKSREILSSLTNADLSEASLPDGNMIEAEIAGVNAKVMRVSFVADLAFEIHVPYKAGLHVWKQIMAAGQDHGIRPFGTDAQRLLRLEMGHHLISHDTDGLTNPFEAHSEALLKMDKPFFIGQRSLKIIAKKKLNKKLVNFVLEKGFAREMPNECNLVIDNGNNIKGRVTSIAYSRYLDRVIGFAFVAPEQGSVGSTFSIRTDSGAMVEATVVEAPFFHLLDKDGE
- a CDS encoding sarcosine oxidase subunit delta — its product is MKLLECPVNGIRPMSEFTYGGEYRNMPNPDTCSDSEWAAYVHYRNGAPGLKKEWWYHTPSGTWFIAERNTMTDKVNRTYLLGQEEAK
- a CDS encoding FAD-dependent oxidoreductase is translated as MPLGLLKYGLSSEHPAPRFFRDCTEPKKSYDAVIIGGGGHGLAAAYYLAKDYGITNVAVLEKGYIGGGNTGRNTTIVRSNYLTPEGVNFYDASVKLYEDLSEELDLNLFYSTRGHFTLAHTESAMRTMRWRAEVNKHVGVESYVVGPEEISKACPQLDISCSGQAPILGALYHAPGSVARHDAVAWGYAKEADRMGVEIFQMTEVTGIDTKGGKVVGVNTSKGYISTNRVLSAVAGFTPRITEMVDLKTPIVIHPLQACVSEPMKPWLDTILVSGSLHVYVSQSSRGELVMGSSLDPYEFHSTRSSLDFVEGLTTHITDMFPFLSNVKVVRQWAGMADITPDFAPIMGKTPLEGFYLDAGWGTWGFKATPISGKTMAETIAKDMAPDLIKSFRLSRFEDYELTGEKGAASVGH